One part of the Neodiprion virginianus isolate iyNeoVirg1 chromosome 3, iyNeoVirg1.1, whole genome shotgun sequence genome encodes these proteins:
- the LOC124299511 gene encoding uncharacterized protein LOC124299511: MCGAMDCYAQFHSLERYIQHININHTRPITQLNVERTNNPVAATEHQQLSSQDPSDSELLIQCPHPSCSYKCTSKSTLRSHRFRYHKSATLPETSANPTATTDNDLSQYTHQEPCSGALSFYSQGIEAQDTQVPNDGGGIEADFNSEEILFNKFVHIYLTLTSKFHIPDSTLDYIINDYHLLLKHSLGLLSTKLLSKLTSFGIDCDPLKPLIESIFSEDTLIRLHSADGPMRSRYMRRQQYTKLFEFVNPISYNLGLNQNNIQRKYHYVSIEKTLKAFFDDTSVYEQYTERKNKEVTRSHVLTDIEDGSLFQTHPVFSSDPSSIQLIIYQDDMEIVNPLGSGKGVYKLTAYYYTLANLHPWSRSSVDPLQLILLCRETDVAYFGLPRVLKPLIDELKKLEDHGLEIRGQNLKVNILVLLGDNLGTHTVSGFVENFSTAKYFCRYCEESRDEWFSRMNRVSAGNSNNPQSDVESEASSSESEISCYTSSTEEEGSENDETQRVPRPVDWLVNRPEGVKGIVADSQFNKLTHYHVVGATPPCLPHDILEGLGAHDAKLAVTYLSKKYKFTIESLNRKIASFSFVGDESRDRPSKIGERSKTLGGQAVQNWVLIRFLPMLIGDAVTNKKDPVWRMVLLLIEILQMITSPKISSNILPDLHNQIQQYLHLRKINFPSMKLRPKHHFLEHYPKLISIFGPLMRLSTLRFESKHTFFKPAVRSQKNFKNITKSLTLSHQLLQSSLSINNLFNNYPVLKDDLPFRQCVLEDGALQCVLNAFGQEFANSMSASEKLSYHGTAYEKGKILVANTKDHPVLDLCKIILFLTRGKAVYAVGKKYEGLLDPDLQLYQLKYTGTYILVSLSEIADYVPYSIYRRGTNRVIVLKHLFFLGKSETASSGRAT, encoded by the exons ATGTGTGGTGCCATGGACTGTTACGCACAATTCCACTCTTTGGAGCGTTATATTCAACACATCAATATAAACCACACTAGACCTATAACTCAACTCAACGTAGAGCGAACGAACAACCCTGTAGCTGCAACGGAGCATCAGCAACTGTCCTCTCAAGATCCTTCAGATTCCGAATTGCTCATTCAGTGCCCCCATCCATCATGTTCTTATAAATGCACTTCCAAAAGTACTCTACGATCACATCGGTTCAGATATCATAAATCAGCCACTCTTCCTGAAACTTCTGCAAATCCTACTGCAACTACTGATAATGATCTATCTCAATACACGCATCAAGAACCCTGCAGTGGTGCACTTAGTTTTTACTCTCAGGGAATTGAAGCCCAGGACACTCAAGTTCCAAATGATGGCGGCGGTATTGAAGCTGATTTCAACTCAGAAGaaatacttttcaataaatttgtgCACATTTATCTTACTTTGACATCCAAGTTCCATATTCCTGATTCAACTCTTGATTATATCATCAACGATTACCATTTGCTGCTAAAACATTCATTGGGATTATTAAGTACAAAGTTACTTTCAAAACTTACATCGTTTGGAATTGACTGTGATCCACTGAAGCCTCTGATAGAAAGTATTTTTTCCGAAGATACTTTGATTCGATTACATAGTGCTGATGGTCCAATGCGCTCTCGATATATGAGGCGTCAGCAGTATACGAAATTATTTGAGTTTGTGAATCCCATATCGTATAATCTAGGTCTGaatcaaaataatatacaGAGAAAATATCATTATGTATCGATTGAAAAAACCTTGAAAGCTTTCTTCGATGATACATCAGTTTATGAACAGTACACTGAAAGGAAGAATAAGGAAGTGACACGATCACATGTGCTAACGGATATCGAGGATGGCTCCCTTTTTCAGACTCATCCAGTGTTTTCCTCCGATCCAAGCagtattcaattaattatataccAAGATGACATGGAAATAGTGAACCCACTAGGATCTGGAAAAGGTGTTTACAAACTCACCgcttattattatacattggCCAATCTGCATCCCTGGAGTCGGTCGTCCGTTGACCCGCTGCAGCTGATTTTGCTCTGCAGAGAAACTGATGTGGCCTACTTTGGTTTGCCACGTGTACTGAAACCTCTAattgatgaattgaaaaaacttgaagACCATGGTCTTGAAATACGAGggcaaaatttgaaagtcaATATCCTTGTACTGTTGGGTGATAATCTTGGCACTCACACAGTCAGTGGCTTCGTTGAAAACTTTAGTAccgcaaaatatttttgcagaTATTGTGAAGAAAGTCGTGATGAGTGGTTCTCAAGAATGAATCGAGTGAGTGCAGGTAATTCTAATAATCCGCAATCTGATGTTGAAAGTGAGGCCAGCAGTAGTGAAAGTGAAATCAGTTGTTATACCAGTTCTACAGAGGAAGAAGGTtctgaaaatgatgaaactcAAAGAGTGCCTCGCCCTGTCGATT GGCTTGTGAATCGACCAGAGGGTGTAAAAGGTATCGTTGCTGACTCTCAATTCAACAAACTCACACATTATCATGTTGTCGGAGCGACACCACCTTGTCTTCCACATGATATATTGGAGGGTTTGGGTGCACATGACGCAAAATTAGCCGTGACCTATCTAtccaaaaaatacaaattcacCATTGAATCACTCAATCGTAAAATTGCgtctttttcattcgttgGAGACGAGAGTCGTGATAGACCTTCAAAGATTGGTGAAAGAAGTAAAACATTAGGAGGACAAGCAGTGCAAAACTGGGTGCTTATCAGGTTTTTGCCCATGCTGATCGGTGACGCAGTTACAAATAAGAAAGATCCTGTGTGGAGGATGGTTCTTTTGCTCATAGAAATCTTGCAAATGATTACTTCACCTAAGATATCGTCAAATATACTGCCCGATCTTCATAATCAAATTCAACAATATCTACATCTGAGGAAGATCAATTTTCCAAGCATGAAACTGCGACCAAAACATCATTTTTTGGAGCATTATCCCAAACTCATCTCAATTTTCGGACCACTTATGAGACTCTCTACTCTCAGATTTGAATCAaaacatacatttttcaaacctgcTGTACGAagtcagaaaaatttcaagaatatcACAAAATCCCTTACCTTGTCACATCAACTGCTGCAAAGTTCTCTCTCAATCAATAATCTGTTCAATAATTACCCAGTGTTAAAAGATGATTTGCCCTTTCGGCAATGCGTTCTTGAGGATGGAGCTTTACAGTGTGTTTTGAATGCATTTGGCCAAGAGTTCGCTAACTCCATGTCGGCCAGTGAAAAGCTATCCTATCATGGCACGGCATACGAAAAGGGCAAGATTCTAGTTGCCAACACTAAAGATCACCCTGTTCTTGATTTGTGTAAAATCATACTATTTCTTACACGGGGGAAAGCTGTATACGCTGTCG GCAAGAAATATGAGGGCTTACTAGACCCAGACCTTCAATTATATCAGCTGAAATACACTGGTACTTATATTCTTGTATCTCTGTCTGAGATCGCAGATTACGTCCCCTATTCAATCTACCGAAGAGGAACGAATCGTGTGATTGTGTTGAAACACTTATTTTTTCTCGGCAAATCTGAGACTGCATCATCTGGAAGGGCTACCTAA
- the LOC124300644 gene encoding uncharacterized protein LOC124300644, with protein sequence MQQMAETGEIDMRLVIQFMIKTYPSQRASIAQGLNMEDIIKLWPFIGYFAVLKQHFFTLIPEIEQVKVGDNLNEIVSKMLQFLRADSSKTRKGKLGIATNNILEILKRFDKQQPTTDLQRIAMTMCLGERMQQDMTKIFIFFEETTSFDEIQASSKLPDSGKPIVAVLGSDLMNNPKCYVVVEKRCISPEKISPFKALMLTFMAYFVFKITYPQEVGGLLEFFQRAIYDIKGDETTKSSSRVERRKSAKGVLFKNPPMISPQFKTLMRDFDNYRSLWGI encoded by the exons aTGCAACAAATGGCTGAAACTGGGGAAATTGATATGCGACTCGTGATACAATTCATGATTAAGACATATCCCTCGCAACGTGCTTCCATCGCCCAAGGTCTCAACATGGAGGATATCATCAAACTCTGGCCGTTTATTGGCTAT TTCGCCGTTTTGAAACAACATTTCTTTACTCTTATCCCAGAGATTGAACAGGTGAAGGTTGGAGATAACTTGAAcgaaatcgtttcaaaaatgttgCAATTTTTGAGGGCAGACAGTAGCAAAACAAGGAAGGGCAAATTGGGTATTGCTACAAACAATATACTCGAAATTCTGAAGCGCTTTGATAAGCAGCAGCCTACTACAGATTTGCAACGAATTGCTATGACTATGTGTCTTGGTGAAAGGATGCAGCAAGACATGAccaagatttttattttcttcgag GAAACTACTAGCTTTGATGAAATCCAGGCTTCGTCGAAATTGCCTGATAGCGGAAAGCCTATAGTAGCCGTCCTTG GATCTGATCTGATGAACAACCCGAAGTGCTATGTCGTCGTCGAAAAGAGATGTATCAGCCCTGAAAAGATCTCCCCATTCAAAGCTCTCATGCTGACTTTCATGGCTTACTTTGTATTCAAAATCACCTACCCACAAGAAGTTGGTGGCCTGCTTGAATTCTTCCAAAG GGCTATCTACGACATCAAGGGAGATGAAACTACAAAGAGTAGTAGCAGGGTGGAAAGAAGAAAGTCAGCAAAAGGAGTGTTGTTCAAAAATCCACCAATGATTTCTCCACAATTCAAAACGTTAATGCGGGATTTTGATAATTATCGGAGCTTGTGGGGTATTTAG